One window from the genome of Rhodobacteraceae bacterium S2214 encodes:
- a CDS encoding FAD-dependent oxidoreductase: MPFETSTTTPRKIAVIGAGISGMGAAHALAKNHQVVLLEAENRLGGHARSKMAGRQGDQAVDTGFIVFNYANYPNLTALFDHLEVPVVKSNMSFGASFGGGRMEYGLASANALFATRSNIVNPKFLRMVRDILKFNKDGLEASKEEGLTIGGLLVKLGLSDYFADHYLLPFSGAIWSTPKEKIMDFPAKTMIQFFDNHALMSANGQHQWYTVEGGSQEYVRRLGASMFSRGVEVRLASPMHAVRRTPVGVDVKVVGGDWEHFDEVVFATHSDDTLAMLSDATEMEQKTLGAVKYQPNKVVLHSDTNIMPKRRQTWSSWIYSEEAGKTSDQIDLTYWMNSLQPWLTEDPLMVTLNTTRQIDESLIWDEVTLRHPVYDLAAIEAQKQAAAMNGSNRTWFCGAWMKNGFHEDGLASAYDVVTALNAIDRAQIAAE; the protein is encoded by the coding sequence ATGCCATTTGAAACTTCGACGACCACGCCACGGAAAATTGCCGTCATCGGCGCTGGCATTTCCGGAATGGGCGCGGCCCATGCGCTTGCGAAAAATCATCAAGTTGTCTTGCTCGAAGCGGAAAACCGGCTTGGCGGGCATGCGCGATCCAAAATGGCTGGCAGGCAGGGGGATCAGGCCGTTGATACGGGCTTCATCGTGTTCAACTACGCCAATTACCCAAATCTGACCGCGCTGTTTGACCACCTTGAAGTGCCCGTTGTGAAGAGCAACATGAGCTTCGGCGCGTCCTTTGGTGGCGGGCGCATGGAATACGGGCTGGCCAGCGCCAACGCGTTATTCGCCACGCGATCCAACATCGTGAACCCGAAATTCCTGCGCATGGTGCGCGACATCCTAAAGTTCAACAAAGACGGGCTTGAGGCATCAAAAGAAGAGGGCCTAACCATCGGCGGTCTTCTCGTGAAGCTTGGTTTGTCCGACTATTTCGCCGACCATTATCTGCTGCCATTTTCAGGCGCAATTTGGTCGACACCCAAAGAAAAGATCATGGATTTTCCTGCGAAAACGATGATCCAGTTTTTCGACAACCACGCATTGATGTCCGCCAATGGGCAGCATCAATGGTACACGGTTGAAGGCGGCAGTCAGGAATATGTGCGTCGTTTGGGGGCGTCTATGTTTTCGCGCGGCGTGGAAGTCCGCCTTGCATCGCCGATGCACGCTGTTCGCCGTACGCCCGTAGGCGTCGATGTGAAGGTCGTGGGTGGCGACTGGGAACACTTTGACGAAGTCGTCTTTGCCACACATTCCGACGACACGCTCGCGATGCTGTCAGACGCGACAGAGATGGAACAAAAAACGCTTGGTGCGGTGAAGTACCAGCCGAACAAGGTCGTTTTGCATTCAGATACAAACATCATGCCAAAGCGCCGCCAGACGTGGTCGTCGTGGATTTATTCCGAAGAAGCCGGTAAAACATCCGACCAGATCGACCTGACCTATTGGATGAATTCGCTGCAACCGTGGCTGACTGAGGATCCGCTTATGGTGACGTTGAATACAACCCGTCAGATTGACGAAAGCCTGATCTGGGACGAGGTCACATTGCGTCATCCGGTCTATGATCTGGCCGCTATCGAAGCACAGAAACAAGCCGCCGCAATGAATGGATCGAACCGCACATGGTTCTGTGGGGCATGGATGAAAAACGGGTTCCACGAAGACGGGCTTGCCTCGGCTTACGACGTCGTCACAGCGCTGAACGCGATTGACCGCGCTCAGATCGCAGCAGAGTGA
- a CDS encoding DUF1365 domain-containing protein → MTRIDHIAGETYHGRRGAVKNAFRYSIDYVLMDADAAVKGPALFARNGANLMSLQDSDHGGKPKAGIGADWVRDVLAAHKIELTGRIDLLAQPRLLGHVFNPVSFWLCYDTTGTLRVVIAEVSNTFGQRHSYLCHHDDMREITKNETLSATKIFHVSPFQPIEGGYTFRFDITDDHVHIVIDYTRGNGGLIATLKGDRKPLTNASILKSAIRRPFGSRRVLALIHWQAIKLWWKKATFRPCPEPLDHDVSQ, encoded by the coding sequence GTGACACGTATCGATCATATCGCAGGCGAAACCTACCATGGCAGGCGGGGCGCAGTGAAAAATGCGTTTCGCTATTCCATCGACTACGTGCTGATGGATGCCGACGCGGCGGTGAAAGGCCCTGCGCTGTTTGCACGCAATGGCGCGAACCTGATGTCGTTGCAAGACAGCGACCATGGCGGAAAACCCAAGGCAGGGATTGGCGCAGATTGGGTACGTGATGTGTTGGCGGCGCATAAGATTGAACTGACCGGACGCATTGACCTGCTCGCGCAGCCACGGCTGTTGGGGCATGTGTTTAATCCGGTGTCATTTTGGCTGTGCTACGACACTACAGGCACCTTGCGAGTCGTTATCGCGGAAGTGTCCAACACCTTTGGCCAGCGACATTCCTACCTGTGCCATCACGACGACATGCGTGAAATCACGAAGAACGAAACGCTGTCAGCGACCAAGATTTTCCACGTGTCCCCGTTTCAGCCAATTGAAGGCGGCTACACCTTCCGGTTCGATATTACCGATGATCACGTCCATATCGTCATCGACTATACGCGGGGCAACGGCGGGTTGATCGCAACGCTCAAAGGCGATCGCAAACCGCTGACCAATGCATCCATCCTGAAATCTGCCATCCGTCGTCCGTTTGGGTCGCGCCGCGTGCTGGCGCTAATCCATTGGCAAGCGATCAAACTGTGGTGGAAAAAAGCGACGTTTCGACCTTGCCCCGAACCGCTCGACCACGACGTCAGCCAATGA
- a CDS encoding MFS transporter, with protein MTRLPAYSLFAAVINAAGLPIYIYAPKLYVDNYGVTLAALGTMLFALRLFDVIQDPVLGWISERLGRARPIAVGLAGAVLAISMIGLFAVKPPIAPLYWFGLTLLGLFSAFSFLTINFYSQGIAKAGDDPKGHVKLAAWRETGALLGICVAAVAPTVLMGYSFDAFTAFAWGFAAATVAAILWMWPEWSGRVQTEPTPIRTIWNDAQARRLLLLALVNATPLAVSSTLFLFYVESALGAVGWEGALLVLFFLAAACSSPLCSKLAGRYGEKPVLLAAMTLAIISFGYTYTLSTGDVIPFAIVCVLSGATIGADLTLLPAMFAKRMSVIAPNGGQGFGLWSLVSKFTLAFAAVVLLPLLEGAGFQSGGQNQPDAAIKTLVVLYALVPSTLKLVAIALLAATKLED; from the coding sequence ATGACCCGTCTACCCGCCTACAGCCTGTTTGCCGCCGTAATCAACGCGGCTGGCCTGCCGATCTATATCTACGCACCGAAGCTTTACGTTGATAACTACGGCGTAACGCTGGCTGCCCTTGGCACGATGCTATTCGCGCTGCGCCTGTTCGACGTGATCCAAGATCCAGTGCTGGGCTGGATCAGCGAACGCCTTGGCCGTGCCCGCCCCATCGCCGTGGGCTTGGCAGGGGCTGTCCTTGCGATTTCGATGATCGGGCTGTTCGCTGTCAAACCACCGATTGCGCCGCTCTATTGGTTCGGCCTCACACTGCTTGGGCTGTTCTCTGCCTTTTCTTTCCTCACCATAAATTTCTACTCGCAAGGCATCGCGAAGGCAGGCGATGATCCCAAAGGCCACGTCAAACTCGCGGCGTGGCGGGAAACGGGGGCGTTGCTAGGTATCTGCGTCGCAGCCGTCGCACCAACGGTTCTGATGGGCTACAGCTTCGATGCCTTCACGGCATTTGCTTGGGGTTTTGCAGCCGCGACGGTCGCCGCGATCTTGTGGATGTGGCCCGAATGGTCAGGACGTGTGCAAACAGAACCCACGCCGATCCGTACGATCTGGAACGATGCACAGGCGCGGCGCCTACTCCTGCTCGCGCTGGTCAACGCAACGCCGCTTGCGGTCTCGTCCACGCTCTTTCTGTTCTATGTGGAAAGCGCGCTGGGCGCTGTCGGCTGGGAGGGCGCGCTGCTTGTCCTGTTCTTCCTTGCCGCTGCTTGTTCATCGCCGCTGTGTTCAAAACTGGCGGGGCGATATGGTGAAAAGCCTGTTCTGCTGGCGGCAATGACCCTCGCAATCATCTCTTTTGGATATACTTACACTTTAAGCACCGGCGATGTGATCCCTTTCGCGATTGTCTGCGTACTATCAGGAGCGACCATAGGTGCGGACCTCACATTGCTCCCTGCCATGTTCGCAAAACGAATGAGTGTGATCGCCCCGAACGGCGGCCAGGGCTTTGGGCTGTGGTCGTTGGTCAGCAAATTTACGTTGGCTTTCGCAGCAGTGGTTCTGCTGCCGTTGTTGGAAGGTGCGGGGTTCCAATCGGGTGGGCAAAACCAACCTGACGCGGCGATCAAGACGCTAGTGGTGCTTTATGCGCTGGTGCCGTCTACATTGAAACTGGTGGCAATCGCCTTGTTGGCGGCCACCAAACTGGAGGATTAA
- a CDS encoding DUF3833 domain-containing protein — MSFLPYVLIGAGLVLAAMVLKSRYVSFWAQKPEDYAGHGPQFDIRETLNGPIVCEGMIYGPTGKVTSRFTADFVASWDGNVGVMKEVFHYDSGNVQNREWKLTLGNDGAIKAEAPDLVGAGHGQQKGSAVLLNYRIKLSEEAGGHVLDTTDWMYLMANGSIMNRSQFRKFGIKVAELVATMRPADGARPMIAGE; from the coding sequence ATGTCGTTTCTTCCCTACGTTCTAATCGGTGCGGGCCTCGTGTTGGCGGCCATGGTCCTGAAATCGCGCTACGTTTCATTTTGGGCGCAAAAGCCCGAAGACTATGCTGGTCATGGACCACAATTCGACATTCGCGAAACCCTGAACGGGCCAATCGTCTGCGAAGGCATGATTTACGGGCCAACGGGCAAGGTCACGTCACGTTTCACTGCGGACTTTGTCGCGTCTTGGGACGGCAATGTGGGCGTGATGAAAGAGGTGTTTCATTACGACAGCGGCAACGTCCAGAACCGTGAATGGAAATTGACCTTGGGCAACGACGGCGCGATCAAGGCGGAAGCCCCTGATCTTGTGGGTGCCGGACACGGGCAACAAAAGGGATCGGCGGTTTTGCTCAACTACCGGATCAAACTGTCCGAAGAGGCTGGCGGTCATGTTTTAGATACGACAGACTGGATGTATCTGATGGCGAACGGATCAATAATGAACCGGTCCCAGTTTCGTAAGTTTGGCATAAAGGTCGCGGAACTTGTCGCGACGATGCGTCCCGCAGATGGCGCACGACCAATGATTGCAGGAGAATAA
- a CDS encoding SDR family NAD(P)-dependent oxidoreductase: MSEWQGKRYWLVGASEGLGRAVAHKLSAAGAEVIVSARSEDRLKSLVEELPSKASYVTVDVSDRDAVEAAANQIGDIDGVVYLAGVYWPMKSSEWDNEKADMMGEINYLGASRVVGSVVKNMMARGAGHIVLTGSLSGFRGQAGAIGYSPSKAGVMALAESMHADLHKTGVRVQLVNPGFIKTRLTEKNDFHMPFIMTPEEAADEVFDHMNTDGFKKSFPLLFSWIFRGSQFLPDWIYYRLFGAK; the protein is encoded by the coding sequence GTGAGTGAGTGGCAGGGAAAACGGTATTGGCTGGTTGGCGCAAGCGAAGGGCTCGGACGGGCCGTCGCACATAAATTAAGTGCAGCGGGCGCCGAGGTCATCGTCTCTGCCAGATCCGAAGATCGGCTAAAGTCACTTGTCGAAGAACTGCCTAGCAAAGCGTCCTATGTCACCGTCGACGTGTCAGACCGCGATGCCGTTGAAGCGGCGGCAAATCAGATCGGCGATATCGACGGCGTTGTCTATTTGGCTGGCGTTTATTGGCCGATGAAATCCAGCGAATGGGACAACGAAAAAGCCGACATGATGGGCGAAATCAACTACCTCGGCGCATCACGCGTCGTAGGCTCGGTTGTGAAGAACATGATGGCACGTGGGGCAGGCCATATCGTGCTGACGGGGTCTTTGTCAGGCTTTCGTGGTCAAGCAGGTGCAATCGGTTATTCCCCGTCAAAAGCGGGCGTTATGGCGTTGGCTGAAAGCATGCATGCCGATCTGCACAAAACAGGTGTGCGGGTCCAGCTTGTGAACCCCGGTTTCATCAAAACGCGTTTGACGGAAAAGAACGACTTCCACATGCCGTTTATCATGACGCCGGAAGAAGCCGCAGACGAAGTCTTCGATCACATGAACACCGACGGGTTCAAGAAAAGCTTCCCGCTCCTGTTTTCATGGATCTTCCGCGGGTCACAGTTCCTACCCGATTGGATATATTATCGTCTCTTTGGAGCGAAATAG
- a CDS encoding saccharopine dehydrogenase: protein MTHIWLRAEPRAHETRVGLTPDGAAQMIAAGYQITVEDSDDRCIPTAEYVTAGCATAAAGSWPDAPDDAIIFGLKELPEDGTPLRHRHIMFGHAYKGQPSGRVLLDRFQAGGGTLFDLEYLVDPDGRRIAAFGYWAGYAGAAMSLLAWAAQQVGGVQVDVQGVKDALDLQDRIKTALAGHTPSTLIIGALGRVGTGAADLCHALGLRVVGWDMAETASGGPFPEVLQHDIFLNCILARPGTPVFVPATTPTDERKLTVIGDIACDPDSDFSPIKVYDQATTWAAPNLRVHDDPPLDVMAIDNLPSLLPRESSEDFAGQLLPHLMGLDDLGQGVWGRAKATFDENIS, encoded by the coding sequence ATGACCCATATTTGGCTACGCGCAGAACCACGTGCCCATGAAACGCGCGTTGGGCTGACGCCCGATGGTGCTGCCCAGATGATTGCGGCGGGATATCAAATTACGGTCGAGGACAGCGATGATCGCTGCATCCCTACGGCTGAATATGTGACCGCAGGGTGCGCGACCGCCGCCGCAGGCAGTTGGCCAGACGCGCCTGATGACGCGATCATCTTTGGTCTGAAAGAATTGCCCGAAGACGGCACGCCCCTGCGTCATCGCCACATTATGTTTGGTCATGCCTATAAGGGTCAGCCAAGCGGTCGCGTTCTGCTTGATCGGTTTCAGGCGGGTGGTGGTACGCTTTTTGATCTGGAATATCTTGTTGATCCCGACGGTCGCCGGATCGCCGCGTTTGGGTATTGGGCAGGCTATGCGGGTGCTGCGATGTCGTTGCTGGCATGGGCCGCGCAACAAGTTGGCGGCGTTCAGGTTGATGTGCAGGGTGTCAAGGATGCGCTAGATTTACAGGACCGGATCAAGACGGCCCTTGCGGGTCACACCCCATCAACGTTGATCATTGGGGCGCTGGGGCGTGTCGGCACAGGTGCTGCCGATTTGTGTCATGCGTTGGGCCTGCGTGTTGTCGGTTGGGACATGGCCGAAACGGCCAGCGGCGGGCCGTTCCCAGAAGTCCTCCAGCACGACATTTTCCTGAATTGCATTTTGGCCCGCCCCGGCACACCCGTGTTTGTACCAGCGACCACCCCGACGGATGAACGTAAACTGACAGTGATTGGCGATATTGCCTGTGATCCGGACAGCGATTTTTCACCGATCAAGGTCTATGACCAAGCGACGACTTGGGCTGCGCCGAACCTGCGTGTGCACGACGATCCACCGTTGGACGTGATGGCGATTGATAACCTGCCGTCGCTGCTACCGCGCGAAAGTAGCGAAGATTTCGCAGGGCAGCTGTTGCCGCACCTGATGGGGCTGGATGATTTGGGTCAGGGTGTTTGGGGACGTGCGAAAGCCACGTTTGACGAAAACATCAGCTAA
- a CDS encoding glutathione S-transferase family protein — translation MLTLHYAPKTISIAVAITLEEVGLAYDAVAVDFASGAQAKEPYLSVNPKGRVPALVTAAGTLTETGAILEFIAETSGQLIPDTPMATARMREAMFYLASTMHVNHAHKMRGHRWADQQSSFDDMTAKVSETMAASCAYLEEMLALDPFVTKDFSLADPYLFMVLSWVPGDGVDLAAYPKLSAFVDMMKTRPSVQAVIAKGML, via the coding sequence ATGTTGACGCTACACTACGCCCCCAAAACGATATCAATCGCTGTGGCAATTACGCTTGAGGAAGTGGGTCTTGCCTACGACGCGGTTGCCGTCGATTTCGCAAGCGGCGCGCAGGCGAAAGAACCGTATCTGAGCGTGAACCCTAAAGGCCGTGTGCCGGCCTTGGTCACGGCTGCAGGTACCTTGACCGAAACAGGTGCGATCCTTGAATTCATCGCGGAAACAAGCGGTCAGTTGATCCCTGATACCCCGATGGCGACAGCGCGTATGCGCGAAGCGATGTTCTATCTGGCGTCAACGATGCATGTGAACCACGCCCATAAAATGCGGGGGCATCGCTGGGCCGATCAACAGTCCAGTTTTGATGATATGACCGCAAAGGTCTCTGAAACCATGGCCGCGTCATGCGCATATCTTGAAGAGATGCTGGCGCTTGATCCTTTTGTGACCAAGGACTTTAGCCTTGCTGATCCTTATCTGTTTATGGTGCTGTCTTGGGTGCCTGGTGACGGTGTTGATCTTGCAGCCTATCCAAAGCTGTCCGCCTTCGTCGATATGATGAAAACCCGCCCGTCCGTTCAGGCCGTCATCGCGAAAGGCATGTTATGA
- a CDS encoding histidine phosphatase family protein, which translates to MGEITLVRHGQANSAADNEIDYDKLSELGHQQAKWLGEWIHAHDGPFDAIFSGSLRRQKETAAGMGFTDVTVDERLNEIAYYDLTDEMAAHQPETTRTSPEDFVTHFPATLSAWKDGHIKGTETYQDFTDRVQAVMDMAAQPGRRILCVTSGGIIAQSVSRILGLDIPQMARIALPILNTSVHRIHVTDHGPLVSTFNSSPHLDHADRLTARTHY; encoded by the coding sequence ATGGGCGAAATTACACTGGTGCGGCACGGGCAGGCGAACTCTGCTGCGGACAATGAAATCGACTACGATAAACTGTCGGAATTGGGTCACCAGCAGGCCAAATGGCTGGGTGAATGGATCCACGCACATGATGGCCCCTTTGACGCCATCTTCAGCGGATCGCTGCGCCGTCAGAAAGAAACAGCCGCCGGTATGGGGTTTACTGACGTGACCGTAGACGAGCGGTTGAACGAGATCGCCTATTACGATCTGACCGACGAAATGGCCGCCCATCAACCCGAAACCACCCGCACATCGCCCGAGGATTTCGTGACCCATTTCCCTGCGACACTGTCTGCGTGGAAAGACGGCCACATCAAGGGAACCGAGACTTATCAAGATTTTACCGATCGTGTGCAGGCCGTGATGGATATGGCCGCACAACCCGGTCGTCGGATTTTGTGTGTCACGTCTGGCGGGATCATTGCCCAGTCGGTGTCCCGCATCCTTGGTCTGGATATTCCGCAAATGGCCCGTATCGCACTGCCGATCCTGAACACATCTGTGCACCGCATTCATGTGACGGATCATGGGCCGTTGGTATCCACCTTTAACAGTTCACCGCATTTGGACCACGCTGACCGACTGACCGCCCGCACCCATTATTGA
- the yaaA gene encoding peroxide stress protein YaaA has translation MLTVISPAKSLDMDPVDITVTQPDFQADAVRLSKTAKNLTLGGLRDLMSISDDLARLNRDRFRAFAAEPTPDMTKPAALAFNGDTYQGLEAKTLEPDDLNWAQDHLRILSGLYGLLRPLDAIQPYRLEMGSRLKTRRGKSLYDYWGDDIAKALNAQADALDTDTLVNCASQEYFGAADRKALKLRVITPQFMEVKDDKPRIVSFFAKRARGAMARFLTEERATDAEQVKDFTTGGYAFDPDLSEGDKWVFVRPYPDTKA, from the coding sequence ATGTTGACCGTCATTTCGCCCGCCAAATCACTGGACATGGATCCCGTCGACATTACGGTCACGCAACCGGATTTTCAGGCGGACGCCGTGCGGTTGTCAAAGACCGCCAAGAACCTGACATTGGGCGGTTTGCGCGATCTGATGAGCATCTCTGACGACTTGGCGCGCCTGAATCGCGACCGTTTTCGCGCCTTCGCAGCAGAGCCTACGCCGGACATGACAAAGCCTGCTGCATTGGCGTTCAACGGCGATACATATCAGGGGTTAGAGGCGAAGACGCTGGAACCCGACGATCTGAATTGGGCCCAAGATCATTTGCGGATTTTGTCCGGTCTGTACGGATTGTTGCGCCCACTGGATGCGATCCAGCCTTACCGTCTGGAAATGGGTAGCCGTTTGAAAACGCGGCGCGGCAAGTCTTTGTACGACTACTGGGGTGACGACATCGCAAAGGCGCTGAATGCACAGGCGGATGCGTTGGACACCGACACCTTGGTCAATTGCGCATCGCAGGAATATTTCGGGGCTGCGGACCGCAAGGCGCTGAAGCTGCGCGTCATCACCCCCCAATTTATGGAAGTGAAAGACGACAAGCCCCGCATCGTGTCGTTCTTTGCAAAACGCGCACGCGGTGCCATGGCCCGTTTTCTGACCGAAGAACGCGCAACCGATGCCGAACAAGTGAAGGATTTCACGACGGGCGGATATGCCTTTGATCCGGACCTGTCTGAGGGCGACAAATGGGTTTTCGTGCGCCCCTACCCTGACACCAAAGCCTAA
- a CDS encoding sigma-70 family RNA polymerase sigma factor, producing MNRLEIETLISSVALGDRKAFNALYDATSAKLLGVCLRILHDRAAAEDAMQDTFIKVWKNADRFAVNGYSPMTWLITIARNTAIDRLRANKPSVDIEDYTDTIAASGPTAEGQVIASAEARRITKCFGELEPTRSAAIKAAYLDGLPYADLATKFNVPLNTMRTWLRRGLIALRECMS from the coding sequence ATGAACCGATTAGAAATTGAAACCCTGATCAGCAGCGTCGCCCTTGGCGATCGTAAAGCATTTAATGCGCTTTATGATGCCACTAGCGCGAAACTTTTGGGGGTGTGCCTGCGTATCTTACATGACCGCGCCGCAGCAGAGGACGCCATGCAGGACACGTTTATCAAAGTCTGGAAAAATGCCGACCGCTTTGCGGTAAACGGCTATAGCCCGATGACGTGGTTGATCACGATTGCGCGCAATACGGCCATTGACCGGTTGCGGGCGAACAAACCATCTGTCGACATCGAAGATTATACAGACACGATCGCAGCATCTGGCCCAACCGCCGAAGGACAAGTGATCGCATCGGCAGAGGCACGGCGCATCACCAAATGCTTTGGCGAATTGGAACCAACACGCAGCGCGGCCATCAAAGCAGCCTACCTAGACGGTTTGCCATATGCCGACCTTGCCACGAAATTTAACGTACCTCTGAACACAATGCGCACTTGGTTACGGCGCGGCCTTATCGCACTGCGGGAGTGTATGTCGTAA
- a CDS encoding anti-sigma factor, whose product MSKQADMTPDDTEFAAEYVLRVLPDDAHRAAAARAASDPEFAAQVREWEDRLAPLTDEIMPVTPSGIAKSDLMERLFGVDPAPGLLGRVGFWKGLTVVLSGAAIASTLILFGPTEPVAVGPTYVSELAAENDDLRILAVYDVGAENIQITRTSGAANDGRSLQLWCLVDGVEPRPVGVLTDDPTATIRLPAAWFDGVDNWSLAVSDEPLGGSPTGLPTGDVLAVAEMTRL is encoded by the coding sequence ATGAGCAAACAAGCAGACATGACCCCCGACGACACCGAATTTGCAGCCGAATACGTTTTGCGCGTGTTGCCTGACGACGCCCATCGGGCAGCGGCGGCGCGTGCCGCGTCTGATCCTGAATTCGCAGCACAAGTGCGCGAATGGGAAGACCGGCTTGCACCGCTGACTGACGAAATCATGCCCGTGACCCCGTCCGGCATCGCAAAATCCGACCTGATGGAACGCCTGTTTGGTGTCGATCCGGCTCCGGGCCTTCTGGGACGGGTCGGGTTCTGGAAAGGTCTGACCGTCGTCTTGTCGGGTGCGGCAATCGCGTCAACGCTGATCTTGTTTGGGCCAACCGAACCTGTTGCCGTAGGGCCGACATATGTGTCCGAACTGGCCGCCGAAAACGATGATCTGCGTATCTTGGCAGTTTACGATGTCGGTGCTGAAAATATCCAAATCACACGGACATCAGGTGCCGCGAACGATGGTCGTAGCTTACAGCTTTGGTGTCTTGTCGATGGTGTCGAACCGCGCCCTGTGGGTGTTTTGACCGATGATCCGACCGCAACGATCCGCTTGCCCGCCGCGTGGTTCGATGGCGTCGATAACTGGAGCCTTGCCGTTAGTGACGAACCGCTAGGTGGATCGCCGACCGGTCTGCCAACTGGTGACGTCTTGGCTGTCGCGGAAATGACGCGTCTGTAA